The following coding sequences are from one Photobacterium angustum window:
- the rbsB gene encoding ribose ABC transporter substrate-binding protein RbsB, producing the protein MKKIATLISAALISSTVSFAAQAQDTMAIVVSTLNNPFFVSMKDGAEAKAKELGYKLIVLDSQNDPSKELSNIEDLTVRGVKAILINPTDSDAVSNAIRIANRANIPVLTLDRGARRGDVVSHIASDNVAGGEMAGRFIMEKVGEKAKVIQLEGIAGTSAARERGEGFMKAVKANDMDLLASQPADFDRTKGLNVMENLLAANPDVQAVFAQNDEMALGALRAVQASGKNVLIVGFDGTEDGIAAVKRGKLAATIAQQPDLIGALGVETADKVLKGEKVEKNIPVPLKVVTE; encoded by the coding sequence ATGAAAAAAATCGCAACGCTTATTTCAGCAGCACTTATTTCTTCCACGGTGTCTTTCGCGGCGCAAGCTCAAGATACAATGGCTATTGTTGTATCGACGTTGAATAACCCGTTTTTTGTATCGATGAAAGATGGCGCGGAAGCTAAAGCAAAAGAGCTTGGATATAAGTTAATTGTACTGGATTCACAAAACGATCCGAGCAAGGAGCTATCAAATATCGAAGATTTAACAGTGCGTGGAGTGAAAGCGATTCTGATTAATCCGACAGATTCAGACGCGGTATCAAATGCCATTCGTATTGCAAACCGCGCTAATATTCCGGTATTGACTCTTGATCGCGGTGCACGCCGTGGTGATGTTGTTAGTCATATTGCTTCTGATAACGTTGCGGGTGGTGAAATGGCAGGCCGTTTCATTATGGAAAAAGTAGGGGAGAAAGCAAAAGTTATTCAGCTTGAGGGTATTGCAGGGACATCTGCAGCGCGCGAACGTGGTGAAGGCTTCATGAAAGCGGTGAAAGCCAACGACATGGATCTTTTAGCGAGTCAGCCTGCTGACTTTGATCGTACCAAAGGATTGAACGTAATGGAAAACTTGCTGGCTGCAAATCCTGACGTACAAGCTGTTTTTGCGCAGAATGATGAGATGGCACTGGGAGCACTTCGTGCGGTTCAAGCATCAGGTAAAAATGTCCTAATTGTGGGCTTTGATGGAACTGAAGATGGTATTGCTGCTGTTAAGCGCGGTAAATTAGCAGCGACGATTGCACAACAACCTGATTTAATTGGTGCGCTTGGTGTAGAAACGGCTGATAAAGTACTGAAAGGTGAAAAAGTTGAAAAGAACATCCCTGTACCACTTAAAGTAGTTACAGAATAA
- a CDS encoding substrate-binding domain-containing protein codes for MATMKDVAKLAGVSTSTVSHVINKTRFVSDEIAERVNKAAKELNYYAPSALARSFKVNRTKTIGMLVTTSTNPFFGEVVKGVERHCYHKGYSLILCNTEGDHQRMHESINTLLQKRVDGLILVCASLEGERFDIFEHYADIPVVVMDWGPMLFTSDKIQDNSLRGGYMAAKHLIDSGHSDIGCITGPLERNQAKMRYNGYLEAMDEAGFIVNQSWIVEGDFECEGGYNAFIQLHEKGTLPSALVVANDMMAMGVINAANELGIQIPEQLSIIGYDDIHIAKFISPSLTTIHQPKYRLGQAAVEALLKRLDAPDTFPQVIELEPTLVERKSVRKLGLVD; via the coding sequence TTGGCAACGATGAAAGATGTCGCGAAACTGGCAGGGGTCTCTACCTCGACAGTGAGCCATGTTATTAATAAAACCCGCTTTGTCAGTGATGAAATTGCAGAGCGGGTAAATAAAGCTGCGAAAGAGCTCAATTACTATGCACCTTCAGCCTTGGCACGTAGTTTCAAAGTTAACCGTACTAAAACCATTGGTATGCTGGTAACAACCTCAACCAACCCTTTCTTTGGCGAAGTGGTTAAAGGGGTTGAGCGTCATTGTTACCATAAAGGCTACAGTTTGATTTTGTGTAATACGGAAGGTGATCACCAACGTATGCACGAATCAATCAATACTTTGCTGCAAAAGCGTGTTGATGGATTAATTTTAGTTTGTGCGTCGCTAGAGGGTGAGCGTTTCGATATTTTTGAGCACTATGCTGATATTCCTGTCGTGGTTATGGACTGGGGACCTATGCTGTTCACTAGCGATAAAATTCAGGATAACTCGCTGCGCGGTGGTTATATGGCAGCGAAACATTTGATTGATTCGGGACACAGCGATATTGGTTGTATCACAGGTCCGCTAGAGCGAAACCAAGCTAAAATGCGTTATAACGGCTATTTAGAGGCGATGGATGAAGCTGGCTTTATTGTTAATCAATCATGGATAGTGGAAGGTGATTTTGAATGTGAAGGTGGCTATAACGCCTTTATTCAATTGCATGAAAAAGGAACATTACCCAGCGCTTTAGTTGTTGCTAATGACATGATGGCAATGGGGGTGATTAATGCCGCGAATGAGCTGGGTATTCAGATCCCTGAGCAGCTTTCTATTATTGGTTACGACGATATTCATATTGCGAAGTTTATCTCTCCGTCCCTTACAACCATTCACCAGCCTAAATATCGTTTAGGTCAAGCGGCTGTTGAGGCGCTACTGAAACGTTTAGATGCCCCTGATACTTTCCCCCAAGTGATTGAGCTAGAGCCAACTTTAGTTGAGCGAAAGAGTGTACGGAAGTTAGGTTTAGTTGATTGA
- a CDS encoding MFS transporter, with product MSQLSLLKKQSFLPYFITQALGAFNDNLFKNFLLLVIVFSSLYNQAESAMLVNLAAGLFILPFFLFAPLGGQLADKYEKSRLIKTLKLIEVGVMALGAWAIQMHSIPLLLGLLFLMGAQSAFFGPVKFALMPQHLKQKELLAGNALVEMGTFLAILGGTLCAGFIFHTEDSAFTASVCVVVLSLLGFVSSLFIPKALPNNAELTINWNPIKQVVKTIRITKQNRTVFLSILAISWFWFVGATYLTQLPHFAKTLISDDPQYVTMLLTIFSVGIALGAIICEKLSGDKIELGILPLGALGMSVFGFDLYFSSQNIITSNSMTMVDFTLNNYRLLLDLMLLSASGSIFVVPLNALIQQRSEKEHRAQVIAGNNVLNALFMVGSALFSIVMLTVVHLSVLELFLSIALLNVIVSIYVFSQVQEFLIRFIVWIISRVLYRAKSTGLDNIPETGPAVLVCNHVSFVDAILVGAASRRPVRFVMDKNIANLPVMKYFFKWAKTIPICSPKVSTEIYKQAFDQIDKELSSGEIICIFPEGKITRTGELNEFKRGIEHIVKRNPVPVVPMGLKGVWGSIFSRSGRFTIMRAIKRFRSELEVVASTPIPAEQISAEKLEKVVYQLVNN from the coding sequence ATGAGTCAATTATCTTTATTAAAAAAGCAATCCTTTCTGCCTTACTTTATTACGCAGGCACTGGGTGCTTTCAATGATAATCTATTCAAAAATTTTCTATTACTCGTGATCGTATTTTCATCACTGTACAACCAAGCTGAAAGTGCAATGCTGGTGAATCTTGCCGCTGGTTTGTTCATTTTACCTTTCTTTCTTTTTGCACCGTTAGGTGGGCAGTTAGCGGATAAATATGAAAAATCACGATTAATTAAGACGCTAAAACTGATCGAAGTAGGCGTAATGGCATTAGGTGCATGGGCGATACAAATGCACTCGATCCCTTTACTTTTGGGTTTATTATTTTTGATGGGGGCGCAATCTGCCTTTTTCGGACCCGTAAAGTTTGCATTGATGCCGCAACACTTAAAACAAAAAGAGTTGCTTGCTGGTAATGCATTGGTTGAGATGGGGACGTTTCTTGCGATCCTTGGTGGTACTTTATGCGCAGGTTTTATTTTTCATACTGAAGACAGTGCATTTACAGCCTCTGTTTGCGTTGTTGTATTATCTCTTCTTGGTTTTGTCAGTAGTCTTTTTATTCCAAAAGCATTACCGAATAACGCTGAATTAACCATTAATTGGAATCCAATTAAGCAGGTTGTAAAAACAATACGTATTACTAAACAAAACCGCACCGTCTTTTTATCTATTTTAGCCATTAGTTGGTTCTGGTTTGTGGGGGCGACTTATTTAACTCAACTTCCACATTTTGCTAAAACACTTATTAGTGATGATCCTCAATATGTCACAATGCTACTGACCATTTTTTCAGTTGGTATTGCGCTAGGGGCAATCATTTGTGAGAAGTTATCTGGCGATAAGATTGAATTAGGTATTCTTCCGCTTGGGGCTTTAGGTATGAGTGTGTTTGGCTTTGATCTGTATTTCTCAAGCCAGAATATTATCACCTCAAATTCAATGACTATGGTTGATTTTACGCTTAACAATTATCGTTTACTGCTTGATTTAATGTTACTTAGCGCATCAGGAAGTATCTTTGTTGTACCGTTAAATGCGTTAATTCAACAACGAAGTGAAAAAGAGCACCGTGCTCAAGTGATTGCTGGTAATAATGTTCTTAATGCATTGTTTATGGTTGGTAGTGCGTTATTCTCAATTGTGATGTTAACAGTCGTTCATTTATCAGTTCTTGAGCTGTTTCTTTCTATCGCGTTACTTAATGTGATTGTATCTATTTACGTATTTAGTCAAGTTCAAGAATTTTTAATACGTTTTATCGTTTGGATTATCTCCCGCGTTCTCTATCGAGCGAAATCAACGGGGCTTGATAATATTCCTGAAACGGGACCTGCTGTTTTAGTGTGTAATCATGTTAGCTTTGTTGATGCCATCTTAGTGGGGGCAGCTAGTCGTCGACCTGTTCGTTTTGTTATGGATAAAAATATCGCGAATTTACCTGTGATGAAATATTTCTTTAAATGGGCGAAAACGATCCCTATTTGTTCTCCAAAAGTATCAACTGAAATTTATAAACAAGCTTTTGATCAAATTGATAAAGAGCTTTCATCTGGCGAAATTATTTGTATCTTTCCCGAGGGGAAAATTACACGAACAGGCGAACTTAATGAGTTTAAACGAGGCATAGAACATATTGTAAAACGTAACCCTGTCCCTGTTGTTCCTATGGGATTGAAAGGGGTATGGGGTTCTATATTTAGTCGTAGTGGTCGATTTACTATTATGCGCGCAATAAAACGTTTTCGCTCTGAGCTTGAGGTTGTTGCTTCTACACCGATACCGGCAGAACAGATTTCAGCCGAAAAATTAGAAAAAGTGGTTTATCAATTAGTTAATAATTAG
- the dcuC gene encoding C4-dicarboxylate transporter DcuC has translation MEYIFTIAIVGLVAYSMLKKFNPQATLITAGLFLLAYASLSGINPVLPDGQTQGALFFDLWQKFTEITNTRLGKVGLTLVSIAGVSTYLNHIGASQALVKATSRPVMAVKNPYILLILVLLFVSIMYVFITGATSLSLLLMGTLYPVLRNAGVSAKTAVATIVIPTAWEYGPGQINAVIGANTINVEIMDFVVHHQTIFQALLLLIIPVVNIVWQRYCDRKDGYNPADDRGKYLEKLEQEHDNTDVVPGFYALLPVLPFVFLFGFSSMVMESITMTIPIAMMSTITICVLIEAIRFRSVQRAFNNFEAWLKGTGMIFASVLTLMIAAEYFSAGLTNIGAISALISNAKSFDLGPAGIVIVFSGFILLTAFITGSGNAPVMAFIPIVPQIATNFGVNPLLPLLPILFAAGIGRTMSPVAGVIITVAGMSDLTPIDVVKRTSVPMLSSMVVVLVMAVIQYS, from the coding sequence ATGGAATATATATTTACGATTGCAATTGTTGGGCTTGTTGCCTATTCAATGCTAAAAAAGTTTAACCCTCAAGCAACATTAATCACCGCAGGTTTATTCCTTCTAGCTTATGCTTCCCTTTCAGGCATCAACCCTGTTCTTCCTGACGGTCAAACACAAGGTGCTCTATTCTTCGATTTATGGCAAAAGTTTACTGAAATAACCAACACTCGACTAGGTAAAGTCGGTTTAACACTCGTTTCTATCGCGGGTGTTTCAACCTATTTAAACCACATTGGCGCATCTCAAGCCCTAGTAAAAGCAACATCTCGCCCAGTGATGGCTGTAAAAAACCCATACATCTTATTGATCCTTGTGTTGCTATTTGTCTCTATCATGTATGTCTTTATTACAGGTGCAACATCGCTATCTTTACTACTAATGGGTACTTTATACCCTGTATTACGAAACGCGGGTGTCAGTGCTAAAACAGCGGTTGCGACCATCGTTATTCCAACTGCATGGGAGTACGGCCCAGGACAAATTAATGCCGTCATTGGTGCCAACACCATTAATGTAGAAATTATGGATTTTGTCGTACACCACCAAACCATTTTCCAAGCGTTACTATTACTTATTATCCCTGTTGTAAATATTGTTTGGCAGCGATACTGTGATCGAAAGGATGGCTATAACCCCGCAGATGATCGTGGTAAATACCTCGAGAAACTAGAACAAGAACACGATAATACCGATGTGGTACCGGGCTTTTACGCATTACTCCCCGTATTACCTTTCGTATTTTTATTCGGCTTTTCAAGTATGGTGATGGAATCAATAACGATGACGATTCCAATCGCAATGATGTCGACAATTACAATTTGTGTTCTCATTGAAGCGATTCGTTTCCGTTCGGTTCAACGTGCTTTCAATAACTTTGAAGCTTGGTTGAAAGGGACAGGTATGATCTTTGCGAGCGTGCTAACGTTAATGATCGCAGCTGAATATTTCTCTGCAGGTTTAACCAACATTGGCGCAATTAGCGCCCTAATTAGCAATGCTAAGTCTTTTGATCTTGGTCCTGCAGGTATTGTGATTGTCTTCTCTGGTTTTATTTTATTAACCGCTTTTATAACGGGTTCAGGCAACGCACCAGTAATGGCATTTATTCCAATCGTTCCGCAAATTGCCACAAACTTTGGCGTAAACCCTCTATTACCATTACTTCCAATTTTATTTGCAGCTGGTATCGGTCGAACCATGTCACCTGTGGCTGGCGTTATTATTACCGTTGCAGGTATGTCTGACTTAACGCCTATCGATGTCGTTAAACGGACATCTGTGCCTATGTTAAGCAGTATGGTTGTCGTACTCGTGATGGCTGTTATCCAATATTCATAA
- the rbsK gene encoding ribokinase — protein sequence MSKLVVLGSVNADHVLQVPSFPRPGETLHGRNYQVIPGGKGANQAVAAARLNADIGFIACVGDDAFGMLMHDNFVKDGIDVRGVKTEVGTPTGIAMIQVSDCGENSICLSAEANNKLTEQAIESDLDTIRQAEYLLMQLETPMCGIEKAAKVAKSANTTVILNPAPARELSDKLLACVDVITPNETEAEVLTGVTVTDNQSAQQAADILHGKGIKTVMITLGAKGVWLSQNGSGDIISGFRVEATDTTAAGDTFNGALVTGLLEDLALESAIKFAHAAAAISVTRFGAQTSIPTREEVDLFLAQHA from the coding sequence ATGAGTAAGTTAGTAGTACTAGGTAGCGTCAATGCAGATCATGTTCTTCAAGTGCCTTCATTTCCTCGCCCAGGGGAAACTTTGCATGGTCGTAATTACCAAGTTATCCCAGGTGGTAAAGGGGCTAACCAAGCGGTTGCCGCTGCCCGCTTAAATGCTGATATTGGGTTTATTGCGTGCGTAGGTGATGATGCGTTTGGCATGTTAATGCATGATAATTTCGTCAAAGATGGAATAGATGTACGTGGTGTGAAAACCGAAGTTGGAACGCCGACAGGTATTGCGATGATCCAAGTTTCTGACTGCGGTGAAAATAGTATTTGTCTCTCAGCTGAAGCGAATAACAAGTTAACAGAGCAAGCGATTGAATCTGATTTAGACACGATTCGTCAGGCTGAATATCTGTTGATGCAATTAGAAACACCGATGTGTGGTATCGAAAAAGCAGCAAAAGTCGCGAAATCAGCCAATACGACAGTGATTTTAAATCCAGCGCCTGCTCGCGAATTATCAGATAAGTTGTTAGCGTGTGTTGATGTGATTACGCCTAATGAAACTGAAGCTGAAGTGTTAACTGGCGTAACAGTAACGGATAACCAATCAGCACAGCAGGCGGCGGATATTCTGCATGGTAAAGGAATAAAAACCGTAATGATCACTTTGGGTGCGAAAGGGGTATGGTTAAGCCAAAACGGTTCCGGCGATATCATCTCAGGGTTCCGTGTTGAAGCAACAGATACGACGGCGGCTGGCGATACCTTTAATGGCGCGTTAGTGACTGGTTTATTAGAAGATTTGGCTTTAGAATCAGCGATTAAGTTTGCTCATGCTGCCGCTGCGATCTCTGTCACTCGCTTTGGTGCGCAAACGTCTATCCCTACTCGTGAAGAAGTGGATTTGTTTTTAGCGCAACACGCCTAA
- the rbsA gene encoding ribose ABC transporter ATP-binding protein RbsA, which produces MTQAILQLNDIEKAFPGVKALDRASLSVYAGRVMALMGENGAGKSTLMKVLTGIYQMDAGSIHYQGQPAAFNGPRDSQEAGISIIHQELNLIPELTIAENIYLGREFTGMMGRIQWGKMYDEADKLLKRLNVKHSSKTLLGHLSLGEQQMVEIAKALSFESKVIIMDEPTDALTDKETESLFNVINELREQGCGIVYISHRLKEIFEICDDITVLRDGKFICECQVKDTNEDGLIEMMVGRKLEEQYPRIAVKHGETCLEVSGLTGSGVDDVSFSLKRGEILGVSGLMGAGRTELMKLIYGALPAEAGVIKLNSQVIKPATPQDGLNNGIAYISEDRKGDGLVLGLSVKENMSLCALDKLTKGVQIQHKEEVVAVDDFIKIFNIKTPTHNQIIGNLSGGNQQKVAIAKGLMTQPKVLILDEPTRGVDVGAKKEIYQLINKFKSEGMSIILVSSEMPEVLGMSDRILVMHEGRITGEFDAKEADQEKLLACAVGKNMNEEAA; this is translated from the coding sequence ATGACTCAGGCCATTCTACAATTGAATGATATCGAGAAAGCGTTTCCCGGTGTGAAAGCGTTAGATAGAGCTAGCCTTTCTGTGTATGCAGGTCGTGTAATGGCTCTTATGGGCGAGAACGGAGCGGGTAAATCAACCTTAATGAAGGTGCTTACTGGGATTTACCAAATGGATGCAGGTAGTATTCATTATCAAGGTCAGCCTGCTGCATTTAACGGCCCACGTGATTCACAAGAAGCAGGCATTAGTATTATTCACCAAGAGTTAAACCTGATACCTGAATTAACCATTGCCGAAAACATTTATCTTGGGCGTGAATTCACGGGCATGATGGGACGAATTCAATGGGGAAAAATGTATGATGAGGCTGATAAACTGTTAAAACGCCTTAACGTTAAGCACTCCTCAAAAACCTTACTGGGTCACTTAAGCCTTGGCGAACAACAAATGGTTGAGATTGCCAAAGCACTGTCGTTTGAGTCTAAGGTCATCATTATGGATGAGCCAACAGACGCCCTTACTGACAAAGAAACAGAATCGTTATTCAACGTCATTAATGAACTTCGTGAGCAAGGTTGCGGCATTGTTTACATCTCTCACCGTTTAAAAGAAATTTTTGAAATTTGTGACGATATTACTGTATTGCGTGATGGAAAGTTCATTTGTGAATGCCAAGTTAAAGATACCAATGAAGATGGACTGATCGAGATGATGGTGGGTCGTAAGTTGGAAGAGCAGTACCCACGTATTGCCGTAAAACATGGCGAAACTTGCCTTGAAGTATCGGGATTAACGGGCTCGGGTGTCGATGATGTTAGTTTTTCTCTAAAGCGTGGTGAAATTCTTGGTGTATCAGGACTGATGGGCGCGGGGCGCACTGAATTGATGAAATTGATTTACGGTGCGCTACCTGCTGAAGCTGGTGTAATTAAGCTTAATAGCCAAGTTATTAAGCCTGCCACACCTCAAGACGGTTTAAATAACGGTATTGCCTATATCTCTGAAGATCGAAAAGGCGATGGTCTTGTTCTGGGCTTATCTGTAAAAGAAAATATGTCTCTTTGTGCTTTGGATAAACTCACAAAAGGTGTGCAAATTCAGCATAAAGAAGAAGTGGTTGCCGTTGATGACTTCATTAAAATATTCAATATCAAGACGCCAACACACAATCAAATTATCGGTAACTTATCAGGTGGTAACCAGCAGAAAGTTGCTATCGCAAAAGGGTTAATGACCCAGCCTAAAGTTCTTATTCTTGATGAGCCAACACGTGGTGTCGATGTTGGTGCTAAGAAAGAAATCTATCAACTCATCAACAAATTTAAAAGTGAAGGTATGAGTATCATTTTAGTCTCTTCTGAGATGCCTGAAGTGCTCGGTATGAGTGATCGCATCCTCGTTATGCATGAAGGACGAATTACTGGCGAATTCGATGCTAAAGAGGCAGATCAAGAAAAACTACTCGCGTGTGCCGTTGGCAAAAATATGAATGAGGAAGCAGCATGA
- the rbsD gene encoding D-ribose pyranase, producing MKKSTLINSELSYLVATLGHTDEITICDAGLPISDHVQRIDLALTHGVPSFLETVRVMLSETCIEGVIMAEEFAQVSPEHHQALLVELELEQAKTDKKIHIQYVTHEQFKHRTEQSRAILRTGECTPYANVIFQSGVVF from the coding sequence ATGAAAAAAAGCACCCTCATTAATTCAGAATTGTCTTACCTAGTCGCCACCTTAGGGCATACCGATGAAATCACTATTTGTGATGCGGGTTTACCTATTTCAGATCATGTGCAGCGTATTGATTTGGCATTAACGCATGGCGTGCCGAGCTTTTTAGAGACGGTGCGTGTGATGCTCTCTGAAACATGCATTGAAGGGGTGATTATGGCAGAAGAATTTGCCCAAGTGAGCCCTGAACATCACCAAGCCTTGCTGGTTGAACTTGAACTAGAGCAAGCGAAAACGGATAAAAAAATTCATATTCAATACGTTACCCACGAACAGTTTAAACATCGCACGGAACAAAGCCGAGCGATATTAAGAACAGGCGAATGTACCCCGTATGCCAATGTGATTTTTCAATCTGGTGTGGTGTTTTAG
- a CDS encoding amino acid permease, with product MIVNTFPLPNDINTPLHQKANMTKEEWKEAIKFDNVDIGWIVMSIGMAIGAGIVFLPVQVGVMGLWVFLLSSVIGYPAMYLFQKLFINTLAESKECTDYPGVISGYLGKNWGICLGALYFLMLVIWVLVYALSVTNDSASYLHSFGITEHHLNHNVFYGLGLICLLCFIGSKSEKILFKISGVMAVTVISLVAIMGILMIPEWDFANVPEVGNWQPLIKNAIITLPFTLTSILFIQSLSPMVISYRSHEKSIEVARYKASRAMKIAFTVLFISVFFFALSFTFAISQDEAMHAKQENISALAMIAHFFPGSWATAVGVIINIFAVVTSFFGVFLAFKEACSGMAMNILERKYKRENINKQLVSKLTILFTILIAWGAVALNLPILSFTSICSPIFGIVGCLIPAYLVYKVPHLHKYKGLSTNLIIITGILLCISPLLAFI from the coding sequence ATGATAGTTAATACTTTTCCCCTACCCAATGATATAAATACTCCATTACACCAAAAAGCAAACATGACAAAAGAGGAATGGAAGGAAGCAATCAAATTCGATAATGTAGATATTGGATGGATTGTAATGAGTATTGGAATGGCAATTGGTGCAGGAATTGTATTTCTTCCAGTACAAGTAGGAGTAATGGGGCTGTGGGTATTTTTACTATCGTCTGTTATTGGTTACCCTGCAATGTATTTATTTCAAAAGTTATTTATTAATACGTTAGCTGAATCAAAAGAATGTACAGATTACCCAGGTGTTATTTCTGGATATTTAGGAAAAAACTGGGGAATATGTCTTGGTGCGCTTTATTTCCTTATGCTTGTTATTTGGGTATTAGTTTATGCATTATCCGTAACTAATGACAGCGCCTCATATTTACACTCTTTTGGGATAACAGAACATCATTTAAATCATAATGTATTTTATGGCTTAGGACTTATTTGCTTGTTATGTTTTATTGGTTCAAAAAGTGAAAAAATTCTTTTTAAAATATCTGGTGTAATGGCGGTTACAGTAATTAGTTTAGTTGCGATAATGGGGATATTAATGATCCCTGAATGGGACTTTGCTAATGTGCCTGAAGTTGGAAATTGGCAACCTTTAATCAAAAATGCCATTATTACACTGCCTTTTACATTAACCTCTATTCTATTTATTCAATCATTGAGTCCAATGGTTATCTCGTATCGTTCGCATGAAAAATCCATCGAAGTTGCGCGCTATAAGGCTTCGAGAGCAATGAAAATTGCATTTACCGTACTCTTCATTTCTGTTTTTTTCTTTGCTCTTTCGTTTACTTTTGCAATTAGCCAAGATGAAGCAATGCATGCAAAACAAGAGAACATCTCTGCGTTGGCCATGATTGCACACTTTTTCCCTGGTAGTTGGGCAACAGCTGTAGGTGTAATCATTAATATTTTTGCTGTTGTGACCTCTTTTTTTGGTGTTTTCCTCGCATTCAAAGAAGCATGTAGCGGTATGGCAATGAATATTCTTGAACGAAAATATAAGCGAGAAAATATAAACAAACAATTAGTAAGTAAATTAACGATCTTATTTACTATTTTAATCGCATGGGGAGCCGTTGCGTTAAACTTGCCGATTTTATCTTTTACTTCAATTTGTTCGCCTATCTTTGGTATTGTAGGGTGTCTAATTCCTGCTTATCTTGTATATAAAGTTCCTCACCTCCACAAGTACAAAGGATTATCAACAAACTTGATTATCATTACAGGTATTTTACTTTGTATTTCTCCACTCTTAGCATTTATTTAA
- the rbsC gene encoding ribose ABC transporter permease, with the protein MSTNTMNKPAEQNRQKWLSKEWLIEQKSLIALLFLIVVVSFLNPNFFTVDNILNILRQTSVNAIIAVGMTLVILTAGIDLSVGSVLALCGALAASMIALEVPVLIAVPTALLAGALLGGISGVIIAKGKVQAFIATLVTMTLLRGVTMVYTDGRPISTGFTDTADVFAWFGTGYALGIPVPVWLMVFVFAGVWYLLNHTRFGRYIYALGGNESAARLSGINVDRVKIGVYAICGMLAALAGIIVTSRLSSAQPTAGMGYELDAIAAVVLGGTSLMGGKGRIMGTLIGALIIGFLNNALNLLDVSSYYQMIAKAVVILLAVLVDNKNK; encoded by the coding sequence ATGAGCACGAATACGATGAATAAACCCGCTGAACAAAATCGTCAAAAGTGGTTGAGTAAAGAGTGGTTAATTGAACAAAAATCATTAATTGCATTACTTTTCTTGATTGTTGTTGTGTCCTTTTTAAACCCTAACTTTTTTACCGTCGACAATATTCTCAATATTCTTCGTCAAACCTCTGTTAACGCGATTATTGCCGTCGGTATGACCTTGGTTATTTTAACCGCAGGTATCGATTTAAGTGTCGGTTCAGTGCTCGCGCTATGTGGCGCATTGGCTGCCAGTATGATTGCTTTAGAGGTACCCGTTTTAATCGCAGTGCCAACGGCTTTACTTGCTGGCGCGTTATTGGGGGGGATAAGTGGTGTAATTATTGCCAAAGGTAAGGTTCAAGCTTTTATCGCAACCTTAGTGACGATGACATTACTGCGTGGTGTCACCATGGTGTATACCGATGGACGTCCTATCTCTACAGGTTTTACTGATACTGCTGATGTGTTTGCATGGTTCGGTACAGGTTATGCGTTAGGTATTCCAGTTCCTGTATGGCTGATGGTGTTTGTCTTTGCAGGTGTTTGGTACCTTTTAAACCACACTCGTTTTGGTCGCTATATTTATGCTCTTGGAGGCAATGAATCTGCGGCTCGTCTTTCAGGTATCAATGTTGATCGTGTGAAAATTGGTGTGTATGCCATTTGCGGTATGTTAGCAGCACTAGCCGGCATTATCGTGACTTCTCGCTTATCTTCTGCTCAGCCTACGGCTGGTATGGGGTACGAATTAGATGCCATTGCAGCTGTTGTATTAGGTGGTACGAGTTTGATGGGGGGCAAGGGGCGTATTATGGGTACGTTAATTGGTGCTCTTATTATTGGTTTCTTGAATAACGCGCTGAACCTACTGGATGTTTCTTCTTATTATCAAATGATTGCTAAAGCTGTTGTTATCTTGCTAGCGGTTTTAGTTGATAACAAAAACAAATAA